A single Mangifera indica cultivar Alphonso chromosome 20, CATAS_Mindica_2.1, whole genome shotgun sequence DNA region contains:
- the LOC123204830 gene encoding MDIS1-interacting receptor like kinase 2-like, giving the protein MSHSSPDVASNSTQEAVALLKWKASLQNHNHSLLSSWTLSSVNATNTSSHLKTKMSPCTWFGISCNCAGSITSINLTSASLNGMLHELSFSLFPNLACIDLSVNELFGVIPPQISHLKNIEVIYLYSNKLSGSIPKEIGNLNSLTDLALGENQLSGFIPHTIGNLSNLKALYLHTNNLSGVILEEIGNLKFISKLDLSENQLSGPIPHSIENLTNLKVLYLHSNNLFGTIPEAIGNLKFILDLELGINQLSGPIPRSIGNLSNLKVLCIGRNNLFGIIPEAIDNLKFISYLVLSTNQLSGSIPHSIRNLTNLKVLYLHTNNLSSTIPEAIGNLKFILDLGLCRNQLSGPIPRSIGNLSNIKFLSFFDNNLSGTIPYEVGNLLKLVKLELAFNHFTGSLPRNICRSGSLTHFSVAENNLLGRIPKDLRDCKSLIRVRLGKNQFIGNISEDFGVYPNLTFIDLSHNKFYGEISSTWGSYSQLGTLNVSGNNITGSIMPQIQNLIKLHELDLSSNHLIGEIPVELTNLTSLNKLVLMGNQLSGGIPSEVGLLTELEYLDLSINRLGKSIPRELGNLSRLHYLNLRNNQFCLEIPFQLGDLIQLSELDLSHNSLEEEIPSQICKMASLEYLNLSYNNLSGFIPSCFEDMHGLSRIDISYNRLHGPIPNNKAFRDAPIEALQGNKGLCGNVSGLTPCNNALTSQKHVLGKRLVISFVALGALALLIIVTIMFFCFQGKKQELPKEHGRVNKDKFLSVLNFDGKTMFEEIVSATENFNAKYCIGSGGSGSVYRAQVLSGAIFAIKKFHSFHLDQVDDQKEFLNEIRSLPEIRHRNIVKFFGFCVHSEHFLSIYEYLERGSLATFLNNKATARDLDWGKRVNILKGVAEALSYLHYGCSQPAVHRDISSKNVLLDSKYEAHVSDFGIAKFLKADSSNWSQLAGTYGYIAPELAYTTKVTEKCNVYSFGVLALEVIKGNHPGDIIPSLSSSFTWENMLLNNILDPRLPLPSLAIQDQLMVVIKLAIDCLGTNPKCRPTMDVVSRMF; this is encoded by the exons ATGTCTCATTCTTCACCTGATGTTGCTTCTAATTCTACTCAAGAAGCAGTAGCTCTTCTCAAATGGAAAGCCAGCCTTCAAAACCACAACCATTCTCTTCTGTCATCATGGACTCTTTCTTCTGTCAATGCCACAAACACTTCTAGCCACCTCAAAACCAAGATGAGTCCATGTACTTGGTTTGGAATCTCTTGCAATTGTGCTGGAAGTATCACAAGTATTAACTTGACCAGTGCAAGTCTAAACGGTATGCTTCATGAAttatctttttcattatttccCAATCTTGCATGCATTGATCTAAGTGTGAATGAACTCTTTGGTGTCATCCCTCCTCAAATCAGTCACCTAAAAAATATAGAGGTCATTTACCTCTATTCAAATAAGTTATCTGGCTCTATTCCTAAAGAGATAGGTAACTTGAACTCTCTAACAGATTTAGCTTTGGGAGAAAATCAATTGAGTGGCTTTATTCCTCATACCATTGGAAACCTAAGTAACTTAAAAGCTTTATACCTCCACACCAATAACCTTTCTGGTGTCATTCTTGAGGAAATAGGCAACTTGAAGTTTATTTCGAAACTAGATTTGAGTGAAAATCAGTTAAGTGGTCCTATTCCTCATTCCATTGAAAACTTGAccaatttgaaagttttatacCTTCATAGCAACAATCTCTTTGGCACCATTCCTGAGGCAATAGGCAACTTAAAGTTCATTTTAGATCTAGAATTGGGTATAAATCAGTTGAGTGGCCCTATTCCTCGTAGCATTGGAAACCTAagcaatttgaaagttttatgCATTGGTAGAAACAACCTTTTTGGCATCATTCCTGAGGCAATAGACAACTTAAAGTTCATTTCATATTTAGTGTTGAGTACAAATCAACTGAGTGGTTCTATTCCTCATTCCATTAGAAATCTGAccaatttgaaagttttatacCTTCATACCAACAACCTTTCTAGCACCATTCCTGAGGCAATAGGCAACTTAAAGTTCATTTTAGATCTAGGGTTGTGTAGAAATCAGTTGAGCGGCCCTATTCCTCGTAGCATTGGAAATCTAAGCAACataaaatttttgtctttttttgacAACAACCTTTCTGGAACAATTCCATATGAAGTTGGAAATCTCTTGAAGTTGGTTAAACTAGAGTTGGCTTTTAATCACTTTACTGGTTCTCTTCCTAGAAATATTTGTCGAAGTGGATCACTTACCCACTTTTCTGTTGCTGAGAACAATTTGCTTGGTCGTATCCCCAAAGATTTGAGAGATTGCAAAAGCTTAATTAGAGTTCGCCTCGGAAAGAACCAATTTATTGGAAATATTTCTGAAGATTTTGGTGTCTATCCAAATCTTACTTTCATAGATCTTAGTCACAACAAATTTTATGGTGAAATCTCGTCTACTTGGGGAAGCTACTCTCAGTTAGGTACTTTAAATGTCTCTGGAAACAATATTACTGGGAGCATTATgccacaaattcaaaatttgatcaaactacATGAACTTGAcctttcttcaaatcatttaattGGAGAGATTCCAGTGGAACTTACAAACTTGACTTCTCTTAACAAGCTTGTTTTAATGGGGAATCAACTCTCTGGTGGTATACCTAGTGAAGTTGGCCTACTCACAGAACTTGAGTACCTCGACTTGTCTATAAATAGATTAGGCAAGTCAATCCCGAGAGAATTAGGGAACCTGTCAAGATTGCACTACTTGAATTTGAGAAACAATCAGTTTTGTCTCGAAATCCCATTTCAATTGGGTGATTTGATTCAATTGTCGGAACTAGACTTGAGTCACAATTCACTCGAAGAAGAAATACCATCTCAGATTTGTAAAATGGCGAGTTTGGAATATCTAAATCTTTCCTACAATAACCTTTCCGGTTTCATCCCAAGTTGTTTTGAGGATATGCATGGATTGTCACGTATTGACATATCTTATAACAGGTTACATGGTCCAATTCCTAACAATAAAGCATTTCGAGATGCTCCAATTGAAGCATTACAAGGGAATAAAGGATTGTGTGGCAATGTTAGTGGGTTGACACCATGCAATAATGCTCTCACTTCACAAAAGCATGTCCTAGGAAAGAGGTTGGTAATTTCCTTTGTTGCTTTGGGGGCACTTGCTCTTCTAATTATTGTGACAATAATGTTCTTTTGTTTTCAAGGAAAGAAACAAGAGTTACCAAAAGAACATGGAAGGGTGAATAAGGATAAATTTCTTTCAGTACTAAATTTTGATGGAAAAACAAtgtttgaagaaattgtaagtGCAACAGAGAATTTTAATGCCAAGTATTGCATCGGGAGTGGTGGGTCTGGCAGTGTTTATAGAGCACAAGTTCTATCAGGGGCTATTTTTGCAATAAAGAAATTTCACTCATTTCATCTTGACCAGGTAGATGACCAAAAAgagtttttaaatgaaataaggTCATTACCAGAGATACGACATCGAaatattgtgaaattttttggtttttgtgtgCATTCTGAACACTTTCTTTCAATTTATGAGTATCTTGAAAGGGGTAGCTTGGCCACATTCTTGAATAATAAAGCTACAGCAAGAGACTTGGATTGGGGTAAAAGAGTAAATATCTTAAAAGGTGTGGCTGAAGCCTTGTCTTACCTGCACTATGGTTGCTCCCAACCAGCAGTCCATCGAGACATATCAAGCAAAAATGTGTTGTTGGATTCAAAATATGAAGCTCATGTTTCAGACTTTGGAATTGCAAAATTTCTCAAGGCAGACTCATCCAATTGGTCACAACTTGCAGGCACATATGGATATATTGCACCag AATTGGCTTACACGACAAAGGTAACTGAGAAATGCAATGTATATAGCTTTGGAGTGTTAGCGTTAGAAGTGATAAAAGGAAATCATCCTGGCGATATCATTCCTTCTCTATCCTCTTCTTTCACTTGGGAGAACATGTTGTTGAACAATATTTTGGATCCACGTCTTCCACTTCCTTCACTTGCAATTCAAGATCAACTAATGGTAGTCATAAAGCTAGCAATTGATTGCTTGGGTACCAATCCAAAGTGTAGGCCAACCATGGACGTGGTTTCTCGTATGTTTTGA